The following proteins come from a genomic window of Diceros bicornis minor isolate mBicDic1 chromosome 4, mDicBic1.mat.cur, whole genome shotgun sequence:
- the SLAMF9 gene encoding SLAM family member 9 isoform X2: MGTFPWLLLLSLLLEAKGYSGDGPDPEDVLAVLQESISLLLEIPSDEEVENIIWSSQGRVSFLDPSYSLHIRNVTWEDSGPYQAQVNLRTSQLSTMQRYNLRVYRRLSEPRITVNFEMSGEGPCNVSLTCSVEKAGLDVTYSWISWEDGADAAHEGSVFSTSWRPGDNALSYTCRVGNPISNISSRLIPAGPFCADPGYPLEKASPSFCLPAKGSLFLLLLVTLAVGLWRIRVQTRCKRPKMKKLRRNRMKLLKKGKPGPSLA, encoded by the exons ATGGGGACCTTTCCATGGCTGCTCCTCCTCTCACTGCTCCTGGAAG CCAAAGGGTACTCTGGAGATGGTCCAGATCCTGAGGACGTGCTTGCGGTCCTCCAGGAGTCCATCAGTCTCCTCCTGGAAATACCATCCGATGAAGAGGTTGAGAACATCATCTGGTCCTCCCAA GGCCGAGTGAGCTTCCTGGACCCCAGTTACTCCCTGCACATCAGGAATGTGACCTGGGAGGACTCGGGGCCTTACCAAGCTCAAGTCAACCTGAGGACATCCCAGCTCTCCACCATGCAGCGTTACAACCTACGTGTCTACC GACGGCTGTCGGAGCCCCGGATCACCGTGAACTTTGAGATGTCTGGGGAAGGTCCCTGTAATGTGTCCCTGACATGCTCTGTAGAGAAGGCAGGGCTGGATGTGACCTACAGCTGGATATCCTGGGAGGACGGCGCTGACGCAGCCCATGAAggctctgtcttcagcacatCCTGGAGGCCTGGGGACAATGCCCTCTCCTACACCTGCAGGGTCGGAAACCCCATCAGCAACATCAGTTCCCGCCTCATCCCTGCTGGGCCCTTCTGTGCAG ATCCTGGCTACCCTTTGGAGAAGGCCtccccttccttctgcctcccaGCCAAGGGATCGCTCTTCCTCTTGCTCTTGGTGACCCTGGCCGTGGGACTCTGGCGCATCCGAGTCCAGACGAGATGCAAAAGGCcaaagatgaagaaactcaggAGAAATAGAATGAAACTGTTAAAGAAGGGGAAGCCTGGTCCCAGCCTGGCCTGA
- the SLAMF9 gene encoding SLAM family member 9 isoform X1, which yields MGTFPWLLLLSLLLEAKGYSGDGPDPEDVLAVLQESISLLLEIPSDEEVENIIWSSQVRLATVVPGKEGHPATIMVTNSRYQGRVSFLDPSYSLHIRNVTWEDSGPYQAQVNLRTSQLSTMQRYNLRVYRRLSEPRITVNFEMSGEGPCNVSLTCSVEKAGLDVTYSWISWEDGADAAHEGSVFSTSWRPGDNALSYTCRVGNPISNISSRLIPAGPFCADPGYPLEKASPSFCLPAKGSLFLLLLVTLAVGLWRIRVQTRCKRPKMKKLRRNRMKLLKKGKPGPSLA from the exons ATGGGGACCTTTCCATGGCTGCTCCTCCTCTCACTGCTCCTGGAAG CCAAAGGGTACTCTGGAGATGGTCCAGATCCTGAGGACGTGCTTGCGGTCCTCCAGGAGTCCATCAGTCTCCTCCTGGAAATACCATCCGATGAAGAGGTTGAGAACATCATCTGGTCCTCCCAAGTAAGGCTTGCCACTGTGGTGCCAGGGAAAGAGGGACATCCAGCCACCATCATGGTGACCAACTCTCGCTACCAGGGCCGAGTGAGCTTCCTGGACCCCAGTTACTCCCTGCACATCAGGAATGTGACCTGGGAGGACTCGGGGCCTTACCAAGCTCAAGTCAACCTGAGGACATCCCAGCTCTCCACCATGCAGCGTTACAACCTACGTGTCTACC GACGGCTGTCGGAGCCCCGGATCACCGTGAACTTTGAGATGTCTGGGGAAGGTCCCTGTAATGTGTCCCTGACATGCTCTGTAGAGAAGGCAGGGCTGGATGTGACCTACAGCTGGATATCCTGGGAGGACGGCGCTGACGCAGCCCATGAAggctctgtcttcagcacatCCTGGAGGCCTGGGGACAATGCCCTCTCCTACACCTGCAGGGTCGGAAACCCCATCAGCAACATCAGTTCCCGCCTCATCCCTGCTGGGCCCTTCTGTGCAG ATCCTGGCTACCCTTTGGAGAAGGCCtccccttccttctgcctcccaGCCAAGGGATCGCTCTTCCTCTTGCTCTTGGTGACCCTGGCCGTGGGACTCTGGCGCATCCGAGTCCAGACGAGATGCAAAAGGCcaaagatgaagaaactcaggAGAAATAGAATGAAACTGTTAAAGAAGGGGAAGCCTGGTCCCAGCCTGGCCTGA